From Pseudanabaena sp. PCC 6802, one genomic window encodes:
- a CDS encoding aromatic ring-hydroxylating oxygenase subunit alpha has protein sequence MLKNFWYACEFSSAITSKPKQIKLLNQEFVLYRNSQGQIIAFKDRCPHRGAALSQGWSDRDCIRCPYHGWKFQADGACIEIPSNEDGELIPHKARLDAYPAQEKYGFVWLFWGDLPESECRPLPSFPEINKSTYRLVQTELTSTAHYTRLLENHIDAIHPAFVHPTAFGSGLADNPRFSKFDLQMQDWGATASFYNKKYLPKGFLWTYISKLIPSEIKITIAFHLPNIVCVDIDEGKLVVYLIPVPHDDNTATTKSILCRQFLTSAWADGIFRKLVLKAHQEDGQIVESQHPKVMPHDLEEEVHVSSDALSIAYRELLKKAIDMGWGIERKSRDAFNFAVRSPNWEKSKLSEVQK, from the coding sequence ATGTTGAAAAACTTTTGGTATGCTTGCGAATTTAGTTCGGCTATTACGAGCAAACCCAAACAAATTAAGCTATTGAACCAGGAGTTCGTTCTCTATCGCAATTCCCAAGGACAGATTATCGCTTTCAAAGATCGGTGCCCTCATCGAGGCGCAGCTCTTTCACAAGGATGGAGCGATCGCGACTGTATCAGATGCCCCTATCACGGTTGGAAATTTCAGGCGGATGGGGCTTGCATTGAGATTCCTTCAAACGAGGACGGAGAACTGATTCCTCACAAAGCTCGCCTGGATGCCTATCCGGCGCAAGAGAAATATGGTTTTGTCTGGCTGTTCTGGGGAGATTTACCTGAATCGGAATGCCGTCCTCTCCCATCATTTCCAGAAATCAACAAATCGACATATCGACTCGTTCAAACTGAATTGACATCAACTGCTCACTACACGCGCCTATTAGAAAACCATATCGATGCGATCCACCCTGCTTTTGTCCACCCTACCGCCTTTGGTAGCGGACTAGCAGACAATCCCAGATTTTCCAAGTTTGACCTGCAAATGCAAGATTGGGGAGCGACTGCCTCTTTTTATAATAAGAAATATCTACCCAAAGGCTTTTTGTGGACTTATATTTCCAAACTAATCCCATCGGAGATTAAGATAACCATCGCCTTTCACCTTCCCAACATCGTATGCGTTGATATTGATGAGGGAAAGTTGGTTGTATATCTTATCCCCGTTCCCCATGACGACAATACAGCCACAACCAAATCAATTCTATGTCGGCAGTTTTTAACCTCTGCTTGGGCAGACGGCATTTTCCGGAAGCTGGTTTTAAAAGCCCACCAGGAAGACGGTCAGATCGTAGAATCCCAACATCCCAAGGTAATGCCCCATGATCTAGAGGAAGAAGTTCATGTTTCCTCCGATGCGCTGTCGATCGCCTATCGCGAGCTTCTCAAAAAAGCCATCGATATGGGTTGGGGAATTGAACGCAAGTCTCGCGATGCGTTTAATTTTGCAGTGCGAAGTCCAAACTGGGAAAAGTCCAAACTGTCCGAAGTTCAAAAATAG